The Pseudomonas berkeleyensis genome includes a region encoding these proteins:
- the purH gene encoding bifunctional phosphoribosylaminoimidazolecarboxamide formyltransferase/IMP cyclohydrolase translates to MTDQTTRLPVRRALISVSDKTGILEFARELAALGVEILSTGGTYKLLKDNGVAAVEVADYTGFPEMMDGRVKTLHPKIHGGILGRRAIDGAVMDEHGIKPIDLVAVNLYPFEATVAKPDCDLADAIENIDIGGPTMVRSAAKNHKDVAIVVNTGDYASIVEALKAGGLTYAQRFDLALKAFEHTAAYDGMIANYLGTIDQAAGTLSTEGRGAFPRTFNSQFIKAQEMRYGENPHQNAAFYVEAKKGEASVSTAVQLQGKELSFNNVADTDAALECVKSFVKPACVIVKHANPCGVAVVPEDEGGIRKAYDLAYATDTESAFGGIIAFNRELDAETAKAIVERQFVEVIIAPSISAAARDVVAAKANVRLLECGQWPAERAAGWDFKRVNGGLLVQSRDIGMIKAEDLKIVTQRAPSEQEIHDLIFAWKVAKFVKSNAIVYAKNRQTVGVGAGQMSRVNSARIAAIKAEHAGLPVPGAVMASDAFFPFRDGIDNAAKAGITAVIQPGGSMRDNEVIAAADEAGIAMVFTGMRHFRH, encoded by the coding sequence ATGACCGACCAGACCACCCGCCTTCCCGTCCGCCGCGCGCTGATCAGCGTTTCCGACAAGACCGGTATCCTTGAGTTCGCCCGCGAACTGGCTGCCCTCGGTGTCGAGATTCTCTCCACCGGCGGCACCTACAAGCTGCTCAAGGACAACGGCGTGGCAGCAGTCGAAGTCGCCGACTACACCGGCTTCCCGGAAATGATGGATGGCCGCGTGAAGACCCTGCACCCGAAAATCCACGGCGGCATCCTCGGCCGCCGTGCCATCGACGGCGCGGTGATGGACGAGCATGGCATCAAGCCGATCGACCTGGTGGCGGTCAACCTGTACCCCTTCGAAGCCACCGTCGCCAAGCCTGACTGCGACCTGGCCGATGCCATCGAGAACATCGATATCGGCGGCCCGACCATGGTTCGCTCTGCCGCGAAGAACCACAAGGACGTCGCCATCGTGGTCAACACCGGCGACTACGCCAGCATCGTCGAAGCCCTGAAAGCCGGCGGCCTGACCTATGCCCAGCGCTTCGACCTGGCGCTGAAGGCCTTCGAGCACACCGCGGCCTACGACGGCATGATCGCCAACTACCTGGGCACCATCGACCAGGCAGCGGGCACCCTGTCCACCGAAGGCCGCGGCGCCTTCCCGCGCACCTTCAACAGCCAGTTCATCAAGGCGCAGGAAATGCGCTACGGCGAAAACCCGCACCAGAACGCGGCGTTCTACGTCGAGGCGAAGAAAGGCGAAGCCAGCGTGTCCACCGCCGTGCAGCTGCAGGGCAAGGAACTGTCGTTCAACAACGTCGCCGACACCGACGCGGCGCTGGAATGCGTGAAGAGCTTCGTCAAGCCCGCCTGCGTCATCGTCAAGCACGCCAACCCCTGTGGCGTGGCCGTGGTACCGGAAGACGAAGGCGGCATCCGCAAGGCCTACGACCTGGCCTACGCCACCGACACCGAGTCCGCCTTCGGCGGCATCATCGCCTTCAACCGCGAGCTGGACGCAGAGACCGCCAAGGCCATCGTCGAGCGTCAGTTCGTCGAAGTGATCATCGCCCCGAGCATCAGCGCCGCCGCCCGTGACGTGGTCGCTGCCAAAGCCAATGTGCGCCTGCTCGAGTGCGGCCAGTGGCCAGCCGAACGCGCTGCCGGCTGGGACTTCAAACGCGTCAATGGCGGCCTGCTGGTACAGAGCCGCGACATCGGCATGATCAAGGCCGAAGACCTGAAGATCGTTACCCAGCGCGCGCCGAGCGAGCAGGAAATTCACGACCTGATCTTCGCCTGGAAAGTAGCCAAGTTCGTCAAATCCAATGCCATCGTCTACGCCAAAAACCGTCAGACCGTTGGCGTCGGCGCCGGCCAGATGAGCCGTGTCAACTCCGCGCGCATCGCCGCGATCAAGGCCGAGCACGCTGGCCTGCCGGTACCCGGCGCGGTCATGGCCTCGGATGCGTTCTTCCCGTTCCGCGACGGCATCGACAACGCCGCCAAAGCCGGCATCACCGCGGTGATCCAGCCAGGTGGTTCGATGCGCGACAACGAAGTGATCGCTGCTGCCGACGAAGCCGGTATCGCCATGGTGTTCACCGGCATGCGCCACTTCAGGCACTAA
- the purD gene encoding phosphoribosylamine--glycine ligase, translated as MNVLIIGSGGREHALAWKVAQDKRVEKVFIAPGNAGTATEAKCENVAIDVLDIQALADFAEKNVQLTIVGPEAPLVKGVVDLFRSRQLDIFGPTAAAAQLEGSKAFTKDFLARQNIPTADYQNFTEVEPALAYLREKGAPIVIKADGLAAGKGVIVAMTLAEAEAAVRDMLAGNAFGEAGSRVVIEEFLDGEEASFIVMVDGENVLPMATSQDHKRVGDADSGPNTGGMGAYSPAPVVTAEVHKRVMDEVIYPTVRGMAAEGNVYTGFLYAGLMIDKSGAPKVIEFNCRFGDPETQPIMVRLESSLVLLVEAALAKALDKVEATWDPRPTVGVVLAAGGYPGDYAKGDVIEGLDEAAKLDGKVFHAGTALKDGQIVTAGGRVLCATAIGASVADAQQQAYRLAEKIRWNGMFHRNDIGYRAIARERGEG; from the coding sequence ATGAACGTATTGATCATCGGCAGCGGCGGTCGTGAACACGCCCTGGCCTGGAAAGTGGCGCAGGACAAACGCGTCGAGAAAGTCTTCATCGCTCCTGGCAACGCTGGCACCGCTACCGAAGCCAAGTGTGAAAACGTCGCCATCGACGTCCTGGATATCCAGGCACTGGCCGATTTCGCCGAAAAGAATGTGCAACTGACCATCGTCGGCCCGGAAGCGCCGCTGGTCAAAGGCGTGGTCGACCTGTTCCGTTCGCGCCAGCTGGACATCTTCGGCCCGACCGCCGCCGCCGCCCAGCTGGAAGGCTCCAAGGCCTTCACCAAGGATTTCCTGGCCCGACAGAACATCCCGACGGCCGACTACCAGAACTTCACCGAGGTCGAGCCGGCCCTGGCCTACCTGCGTGAGAAAGGCGCGCCGATCGTGATCAAGGCCGACGGCCTGGCCGCCGGCAAAGGCGTGATCGTCGCCATGACCTTGGCCGAAGCCGAAGCCGCCGTGCGCGACATGCTCGCTGGCAACGCCTTTGGCGAAGCAGGTTCGCGCGTGGTGATCGAAGAGTTCCTCGACGGCGAAGAAGCCAGCTTCATCGTCATGGTCGACGGCGAAAACGTATTGCCGATGGCCACCAGCCAGGATCACAAGCGCGTTGGCGATGCCGACAGCGGCCCGAACACCGGCGGCATGGGCGCCTATTCGCCTGCTCCGGTAGTCACCGCCGAAGTACACAAACGGGTGATGGACGAAGTCATCTACCCGACCGTGCGTGGCATGGCGGCCGAAGGCAACGTCTATACCGGCTTCCTTTATGCCGGTCTGATGATCGACAAGTCGGGCGCACCGAAAGTCATCGAGTTCAACTGCCGCTTCGGCGACCCGGAAACCCAGCCAATCATGGTGCGCCTGGAGAGTTCGCTGGTACTGCTGGTCGAGGCCGCGCTGGCCAAGGCGCTGGACAAGGTCGAAGCGACCTGGGATCCGCGTCCGACCGTGGGCGTGGTTCTGGCAGCCGGTGGCTACCCGGGTGACTACGCCAAGGGCGATGTGATCGAAGGCCTGGATGAAGCCGCCAAGCTCGACGGCAAGGTATTCCACGCCGGTACCGCGCTGAAGGACGGCCAGATCGTCACCGCCGGCGGCCGCGTACTGTGCGCCACCGCCATCGGCGCCAGCGTCGCCGATGCCCAGCAGCAGGCCTACCGCCTGGCCGAGAAGATTCGCTGGAACGGCATGTTCCACCGCAACGATATCGGCTATCGGGCTATCGCTCGCGAGCGCGGCGAGGGCTGA
- the accB gene encoding acetyl-CoA carboxylase biotin carboxyl carrier protein yields the protein MDIRKVKKLIELLEESGIDELEIKEGEESVRISRHSKQPAYAAQPIYAQAPAPVAAPVAAAAPSAEAAPAAAPKLNGTVARSPMVGTFYRAASPTSANFVEVGQTVKKGDILCIVEAMKMMNHIEAEASGVIESILVENGQPVEYDQPLFTIV from the coding sequence ATGGATATCCGTAAAGTCAAGAAACTGATCGAGCTGCTGGAAGAATCCGGTATCGACGAGCTGGAGATCAAAGAGGGCGAAGAGTCCGTACGTATCAGCCGTCACAGCAAGCAGCCGGCCTATGCTGCGCAGCCCATCTACGCCCAGGCCCCCGCTCCGGTAGCCGCGCCCGTGGCCGCAGCCGCTCCGAGCGCCGAAGCCGCTCCGGCCGCCGCACCGAAACTGAACGGCACCGTAGCCCGTTCGCCGATGGTCGGCACCTTCTACCGCGCCGCTTCGCCGACCTCGGCCAACTTCGTCGAAGTCGGCCAGACCGTGAAGAAAGGCGACATCCTGTGCATCGTCGAAGCGATGAAGATGATGAACCACATCGAGGCCGAAGCCAGCGGTGTGATCGAATCCATCCTGGTGGAAAACGGCCAGCCGGTTGAGTACGACCAACCCCTGTTCACCATCGTTTGA
- a CDS encoding DUF3426 domain-containing protein, with the protein MSENHVTQCPHCRTSFRVSQAQLAAAHGAVRCGACLHVFNAAEQLFGAAATNRPAVVTTAPTSALTQSPSAKPAAKHADETLWIHDDLDLDSLDLDEELARLEEQEQQLSQQFLALERAPHPAERFDNNALPADDEAHDEAWAEALLRDEPAKRSSFELQPNDDSDTKQTPAPSVDLASTTAPAATQTLSVADDLDEPNEPRLGNLSPEQDDEDDQEPERQGDREAVKSPRSEPNLRETRLFELDDEPLQLDWRPTPARPWGRWFAWSLLNLLAAGGLLAQYAAYNFDELARQDRYRPWFEQLCPSIGCELPSKVDISQIRSSNLVVRSHPEFSGALIVDAILYNRAPFAQPFPLLEMRFADLGGQLIASRRFKPSEYLAGELAGQSEMPPQTPIHISLDILDPGTRAVNYSLSFHSPE; encoded by the coding sequence ATGAGCGAAAACCACGTCACCCAGTGCCCCCATTGCCGCACCAGCTTCCGCGTCAGCCAGGCGCAACTGGCTGCTGCGCATGGCGCCGTGCGCTGCGGGGCTTGCCTGCACGTGTTCAATGCCGCTGAACAGCTGTTCGGCGCAGCCGCCACCAATCGCCCTGCCGTGGTCACAACCGCGCCCACATCAGCTCTCACACAGTCGCCCAGCGCAAAGCCGGCAGCCAAGCACGCCGACGAAACCCTGTGGATTCACGACGACCTTGATCTGGACAGCCTCGACCTGGACGAGGAACTGGCCAGGCTGGAGGAGCAGGAGCAGCAGCTGTCACAGCAGTTCCTCGCCCTGGAACGCGCCCCACACCCAGCCGAGCGCTTCGACAACAACGCCCTGCCTGCCGATGACGAAGCGCACGACGAGGCCTGGGCCGAAGCCCTGCTGCGCGACGAGCCGGCCAAACGCAGCAGTTTCGAACTGCAACCGAACGACGACAGCGACACCAAGCAAACACCTGCTCCGAGTGTCGATCTCGCGTCCACAACCGCACCGGCAGCGACCCAGACGCTGTCCGTCGCCGACGACCTTGATGAACCGAACGAACCACGTCTCGGTAACCTGAGTCCCGAGCAGGACGACGAAGACGATCAGGAACCTGAACGCCAGGGTGATCGTGAAGCCGTCAAAAGCCCTCGTAGCGAACCGAACCTGCGCGAGACGCGCCTGTTCGAGCTGGACGACGAACCGCTGCAGCTGGACTGGCGCCCAACACCAGCCCGCCCCTGGGGACGCTGGTTCGCCTGGAGCCTTCTCAACCTGCTCGCAGCTGGCGGCCTGCTGGCACAGTACGCGGCCTACAATTTCGACGAACTGGCCCGCCAGGATCGTTATCGCCCCTGGTTCGAGCAGCTGTGCCCAAGCATCGGCTGCGAACTGCCATCGAAGGTCGATATCAGCCAGATCCGCAGCAGCAACCTGGTGGTGCGCAGCCATCCGGAGTTCTCCGGTGCGCTGATCGTCGACGCCATCCTCTACAACCGCGCGCCCTTCGCCCAACCCTTCCCACTGCTGGAAATGCGCTTCGCCGACCTCGGTGGCCAACTGATCGCCAGCCGACGCTTCAAACCCAGTGAATACCTGGCTGGTGAGCTTGCCGGACAAAGCGAAATGCCGCCGCAGACGCCGATCCACATCTCCCTGGACATCCTCGACCCGGGCACCCGTGCGGTGAACTACAGCCTCAGCTTCCACTCTCCCGAGTGA
- the prmA gene encoding 50S ribosomal protein L11 methyltransferase, translating to MPWLQVRLAITPEQAETYEDALLEVGAVSVTFMDAEDQPIFEPDLGTTPLWSNTHLLALFEADTDETALIAHLQLLCGGALPEHQIERIEDQDWERSWMDNFQPMRFGQRLWIVPSWHAAPEPEAVNLLLDPGLAFGTGTHPTTALCLEWLDGQTLSDCSVIDFGCGSGILAIAALLLGAPQAVGTDIDPQALEASRDNASRNGIDPARFPVYLPADLPQQPADVVVANILAGPLVSLAPQITALVKGGGRLALSGILAEQADEVRAAYADDFELDPTAIKDGWVRISGIKR from the coding sequence ATGCCCTGGTTACAAGTCCGTCTCGCCATCACTCCCGAGCAGGCAGAAACCTATGAGGATGCGCTGCTGGAAGTGGGCGCCGTATCGGTAACCTTCATGGATGCCGAAGATCAGCCGATCTTCGAGCCGGATTTGGGCACCACACCGCTGTGGTCAAACACCCATCTGCTCGCCCTGTTCGAAGCCGATACCGACGAAACCGCGCTGATCGCCCACCTGCAACTGCTCTGTGGCGGTGCGCTGCCAGAGCACCAGATCGAACGCATCGAAGATCAGGACTGGGAGCGCAGCTGGATGGACAACTTCCAGCCGATGCGCTTCGGCCAACGCCTGTGGATCGTGCCGAGCTGGCACGCCGCGCCTGAACCGGAGGCGGTCAACCTGCTGCTCGATCCGGGCCTGGCCTTCGGCACCGGCACCCACCCGACCACCGCGCTGTGCCTGGAATGGCTCGACGGCCAGACACTGAGCGACTGCAGCGTGATCGACTTCGGTTGCGGCTCCGGTATCCTCGCCATCGCCGCGCTGCTGCTCGGCGCCCCGCAGGCAGTCGGTACCGATATCGACCCGCAAGCCCTGGAAGCCTCGCGCGACAACGCCTCGCGCAATGGCATCGACCCGGCACGCTTTCCGGTTTATCTACCCGCCGACCTGCCGCAACAGCCGGCTGACGTGGTCGTCGCCAACATTCTCGCCGGCCCGCTGGTTTCCCTGGCACCTCAGATCACCGCGCTGGTCAAAGGCGGTGGACGTCTGGCGCTGTCCGGCATTCTCGCCGAGCAGGCCGATGAGGTACGCGCGGCCTATGCCGATGATTTCGAGCTCGACCCGACTGCCATCAAGGACGGCTGGGTTCGTATCAGCGGTATCAAGCGCTGA
- the accC gene encoding acetyl-CoA carboxylase biotin carboxylase subunit, producing the protein MQKLEKVLIANRGEIALRILRACKELGIKTVAVHSTADRELMHLGLADESVCIGPAPGSQSYLNIPAIISAAELTGATGIHPGYGFLAENADFAEQVENSGFAFIGPTASVIRLMGDKVSAKNAMIKSGVPVVPGSDGPLPEDEEEALRIAREVGYPVIIKAAGGGGGRGMRVVHKEEDLIKSAKLTRTEAGAAFGNPMVYLEKFLGNPRHVEVQVLSDGQGNAIHLYDRDCSLQRRHQKVIEEAPAPLIDEKARAEVLKRCVDACIEIGYRGAGTFEFLYEDGRFYFIEMNTRVQVEHPVTEMVTGIDILKEMLSIAAGNKLSIKQEDVKILGHSVECRINAEDPDNFMPSPGKVKHFHAPGGNGVRVDSHLYSGYSVPPHYDSLIGKLITFGKDRDEAMARMRNALDEIVVDGIKTNVPLHRDLTRDKGFVKGGVNIHYLEKKLGMDKH; encoded by the coding sequence ATGCAGAAGCTGGAAAAAGTCCTGATCGCCAACCGTGGCGAAATCGCCCTGCGCATCCTGCGCGCCTGCAAGGAACTGGGCATCAAGACGGTGGCCGTGCACTCCACCGCCGACCGTGAGCTGATGCACCTGGGCCTGGCCGACGAGTCCGTCTGCATTGGTCCGGCGCCTGGTTCGCAGTCCTACCTGAACATCCCGGCAATCATCAGTGCCGCCGAACTGACCGGCGCCACCGGTATTCACCCGGGTTACGGCTTCCTCGCGGAAAACGCCGACTTCGCCGAACAGGTGGAGAACTCCGGTTTCGCCTTCATCGGCCCGACCGCCAGCGTGATCCGCCTGATGGGCGACAAGGTGTCGGCCAAGAACGCCATGATCAAGTCCGGCGTACCGGTGGTACCGGGCTCCGACGGCCCGCTGCCGGAAGACGAGGAAGAAGCCCTGCGCATCGCCCGTGAAGTCGGCTACCCGGTGATCATCAAGGCCGCTGGCGGCGGCGGTGGTCGCGGCATGCGCGTGGTACACAAGGAAGAAGACCTGATCAAGTCGGCCAAGCTGACCCGCACCGAAGCCGGTGCCGCGTTCGGCAACCCGATGGTCTATCTGGAGAAATTCCTCGGCAACCCGCGTCACGTGGAAGTCCAGGTGCTGTCCGACGGCCAGGGCAACGCGATTCACCTGTACGACCGCGACTGCTCGCTGCAGCGTCGTCACCAGAAGGTGATCGAAGAGGCTCCGGCCCCGCTGATCGACGAAAAAGCCCGCGCCGAAGTGCTCAAGCGCTGCGTCGATGCCTGCATTGAGATCGGTTACCGCGGCGCCGGCACCTTCGAGTTCCTCTACGAAGATGGTCGTTTCTACTTCATCGAAATGAACACCCGCGTTCAGGTGGAGCACCCGGTTACCGAAATGGTCACCGGCATCGACATCCTCAAGGAGATGCTCAGCATCGCTGCTGGCAACAAGCTGTCCATCAAGCAGGAAGATGTGAAGATCCTCGGCCACTCCGTAGAGTGCCGGATCAACGCCGAAGACCCGGACAACTTCATGCCCAGCCCAGGCAAGGTCAAGCACTTCCATGCTCCGGGCGGCAATGGCGTTCGCGTCGACTCGCACCTGTACAGCGGCTACAGCGTCCCACCGCACTACGACTCGCTGATCGGCAAGCTGATCACCTTCGGCAAGGATCGTGACGAGGCCATGGCCCGCATGCGCAATGCCCTGGACGAGATCGTGGTCGATGGCATCAAGACCAACGTCCCGCTGCATCGCGACCTGACCCGCGACAAGGGTTTCGTCAAAGGTGGCGTGAATATCCATTACCTGGAAAAGAAACTGGGTATGGATAAGCACTGA
- the fis gene encoding DNA-binding transcriptional regulator Fis yields the protein MTLMTETLVSGIAPVSDNTSLKQHLNTPSEEGQTLRGAVEKALHNYFAHLEGADVTDVYNLVLTEVEAPLLESVMNYVKGNQTKASELLGLNRGTLRKKLKQYDLL from the coding sequence ATGACGTTGATGACTGAGACCTTAGTGAGTGGAATTGCACCCGTGAGTGACAACACCAGCCTGAAACAGCACCTGAACACGCCGAGCGAGGAGGGTCAGACCCTGCGTGGCGCCGTGGAAAAGGCGCTGCACAACTATTTCGCCCATCTTGAGGGCGCTGACGTCACCGACGTGTACAACCTGGTGCTGACCGAAGTGGAAGCCCCGCTGCTGGAAAGCGTCATGAACTACGTGAAGGGCAACCAGACCAAGGCTTCCGAGCTGCTCGGCCTGAACCGTGGCACCCTGCGCAAGAAGCTCAAGCAGTACGACCTGCTGTAA
- the dusB gene encoding tRNA dihydrouridine synthase DusB, producing MSAPRIGPYTLPNRLILAPMAGVTDRPFRQLCRRLGAGLVVSEMVTSDVRLWNSRKSSLRLLHAGDPEPRSVQIAGGDPQMMADAARKNVELGAQIIDINMGCPAKKVCNKAAGSALLRDEPLVREILDAVVGAVDVPVTLKIRTGWDRQNKNGITVAKIAEDAGIAALSVHGRTRADLYTGEAEYDTIAAIKQAISIPVFANGDIDSPRKAKAVLDATGADALLIGRAAQGRPWIFREIEHYLRTGENLPAPALLEVERILLEHLAALHAFYGDLMGVRIARKHVGWYLATLPGAREFRAQFNRLDSTDAQCAHVREFFHERHNDGNEVAA from the coding sequence ATGTCGGCCCCACGTATTGGCCCCTACACATTGCCCAATCGGTTGATTCTGGCCCCTATGGCCGGCGTCACTGATCGCCCGTTCCGCCAGTTGTGCCGCCGTCTCGGTGCCGGCCTGGTGGTATCGGAGATGGTCACCAGCGATGTGCGCCTGTGGAATAGCCGCAAGTCCAGCCTGCGCCTGTTGCATGCTGGCGATCCCGAGCCGCGCTCGGTACAGATCGCCGGGGGCGACCCGCAGATGATGGCCGATGCGGCGCGCAAGAACGTCGAGCTGGGCGCGCAGATCATCGACATCAACATGGGCTGCCCAGCCAAGAAGGTCTGCAACAAGGCTGCCGGCTCCGCCCTGCTGCGCGACGAGCCGCTGGTACGCGAAATCCTCGATGCAGTGGTCGGCGCAGTCGACGTACCGGTCACCCTGAAGATCCGCACCGGCTGGGATCGGCAGAACAAGAACGGCATCACCGTGGCGAAAATCGCCGAAGACGCCGGGATTGCCGCACTTTCCGTACATGGCCGCACCCGCGCCGACCTTTACACCGGCGAAGCCGAGTACGACACGATTGCCGCCATCAAACAGGCAATATCGATTCCGGTGTTCGCCAATGGCGACATCGATTCCCCACGCAAGGCCAAGGCCGTGCTCGACGCCACTGGCGCCGACGCCCTGCTGATCGGCCGCGCCGCCCAAGGGCGGCCGTGGATCTTCCGTGAGATCGAGCACTACCTGCGCACCGGCGAGAATCTGCCGGCACCCGCACTGCTCGAGGTGGAACGCATTCTGCTAGAGCACCTGGCCGCACTGCACGCCTTCTATGGCGATTTGATGGGCGTACGCATTGCCCGCAAGCATGTCGGCTGGTATCTGGCAACCCTGCCTGGCGCCAGGGAGTTTCGCGCCCAATTCAACCGTCTGGACAGTACGGACGCCCAGTGCGCCCACGTTCGTGAGTTCTTCCACGAACGGCACAACGATGGAAACGAGGTGGCCGCATGA